ATTTGAAAAAACAGAAGGCATTGATGCTGAATTGACGGATATAATTGTCCCGTATAATTCAGGGGCAGTAGGTAAGATGATCCGTGATTTGAATGTTCCCGAAAAGTGTCTCATTATGCTTATTTCCAGAAACGATAAATTCATTATTCCTGCCGGACCTACGATTATAGAAGGCGGTGATGTTTTGCTTGTGCTTGCAAACACAGGAGATCTTTTGGCCTTTCAACAGGAGTTGGCATAGTTTAAGAGCAGTAAAAAAGCGTAAGATGTTCTTAAAAGGTTGAAAAAAATGATAAAAATAAAAAGAATTTACAACATGCCAGCAGGAGACGATGGTTTTAGAATCCTCGTGGATAGACTGTGGCCTAGGGGCGTGAGTAAAGAAAAGGCAAAAATTAACCTTTGGCTGAAAGACATTGCCCCAAGCGACAGCTTAAGAAAATGGTTTGCCCATGATACAGCAAAATGGGCTGTATTTAAACAGAAGTATTTTCTTGAACTCAAGAATAAAAAAGCCCTTATTGGTGAAATTAAGAAGAGAGCGAAAGGCGACGTGACGCTATTATACGCCGCTAAGGACGAACAACATAATAATGCACAGGCATTAAAAGAATATGTTGAAACGCAATAGTAAAGGAGCATGCTATGCCGGAAATGTTTAAGGCGGCAGAGATTTTAAAGACAGCTATACGCATTGAAGAAAACGGTATAATTTTTTACCGCGGGATGATCAAAAGATTCAGAATTCAAGAACTGCAGGATATCTTTAGCTTTCTGGCGGACGAAGACGAACGGCACCGTAAAACCTTCGAAGAAATGCTTTCTAAATCCGAACAATACGAAATGGTAGACAGTTATCCCGGGGAATACGAGGCGTATTTACACGCCTTTGCCGATGAGCATGTTTTTAGCAAGGAGAAAACAGGCGAACTTATGTCAAAGAAGGTAAAAAACACAAAAGAAGCCATTCAGTTTGGCATAGAAGTCGAACTTGACTCCATCAATTACTATCAAGAAATCAAGCGCTTCATTCCAGATTATCAAAAAGATACGCTAGAGAAAATAATTGAAGAAGAGAGAGGCCATTTTT
This genomic stretch from Candidatus Omnitrophota bacterium harbors:
- a CDS encoding DUF488 domain-containing protein, producing MIKIKRIYNMPAGDDGFRILVDRLWPRGVSKEKAKINLWLKDIAPSDSLRKWFAHDTAKWAVFKQKYFLELKNKKALIGEIKKRAKGDVTLLYAAKDEQHNNAQALKEYVETQ